In one window of Prionailurus bengalensis isolate Pbe53 chromosome B3, Fcat_Pben_1.1_paternal_pri, whole genome shotgun sequence DNA:
- the PPCDC gene encoding phosphopantothenoylcysteine decarboxylase isoform X5 has translation MRLVLERNLRTCVIRAWDCRKPLLFCPAMNTVMWEHPVTAQQVGLLKAFGYVEIPCVAKKLVCGDEGLGAMAEVGTIVDKVKEVLFCRDGSQQS, from the exons ACCTGTGTCATCCGGGCCTGGGACTGCCGAAAGCCCCTGCTCTTCTGCCCGGCGATGAACACCGTCATGTGGGAGCATCCCGTCACCGCGCAGCAGGTGGGCCTGCTCAAGGCCTTCGGCTATGTGGAGATTCCTTGTGTGGCCAAGAAGTTGGTGTGTGGAGATGAAG GTCTAGGGGCCATGGCTGAGGTGGGCACCATTGTGGACAAGGTGAAAGAAGTCCTCTTCTGTCGTGACGGCTCTCAGCAGAGCTGA